TAGCTTGCCGAGCCTGAAGGCCCGGATAAGCGAATGAATTAATATCAAAAATTAAGCCCGTCGTCGCCTTCGGCTATTTCGGGCAGTCTTCGCAAATAAAACATTTCAAGTAATTTTTTACTCCTAAGCTTATCTGGCCTGCCAGACGTAGCTAGCTCTACGAGCATAGCGAGAAGAACCTAGCGAAGACTGGTGCGCCCGACGAGATTCGAACTCATGGCCTGCAGATTAGGAATCTGCCGCTCTATCCACCTGAGCTACGGGCGCAAATAACTTTTATTTCAAATTTGACTCCCAATCTACTCGCTATTTTATCCTGCCTGTCCGCCGAAGCTTTAGCGAAGGAGGAAGCGAAGCCGAAGGGGGCGCAAATAATGTGCAGCAAATACTTAGAAATTTATATAACTTGATGAACTATATTTATATTGCGCCCGGTAGGATTCGAACCTACAGCCATCGGAATCGAAATCCGGTACTCTATCCAGTTGAGCTACGGGCGCAAATAATAGTATTATATGTAACAAAAAAAAGACTAAAGAGCCAGAAAAAGATGATAGGAAGCGCAAAAACTACGCTGAAGTTCTTTTAAAATAAGCTAGAAACTCTTTATTACCAGTCGTGCCTTCTATTGGCGATTCGGTAACGCCTATTGCGACAAATCCATAACGGGCAATACCCTGAGTAACGAGCTGAATAACATGCGCATGCATTTTTGGATCTTTAATAATACCACCGCGACCAACATCTTCTTTACGTACTTCAAATTGAGGCTTAATAAGAGTAATAAGTTGCCCATCGGGTTTAAGTATGCTGCAAACCGCATCCATAACTTTGAGTAAAGAGATAAATGAGAGATCAAGAGTAATGAGATCAACTTTTTCGCCAAGATCGGTCATATTACGCAAGTTAGTACGTTCTATTACAACTACGCGTTCATCGTTACCAACTTTTTCATGTACTTGGCCATAACCAACATCAATGCCATATACTTTTCTTGCACCACGTTGCAACATGCAATCGGTAAAGCCACCGGTTGAAATACCTGCATCCATGATTACCAAACCCGCTACATCAACCGCAAAATGATCCAATGCCTTTTCAAGCTTAAAACCGGCACGGCCCACAAATTTTTGCTCTTCGGCCTGCAAGGTCAACTGTGCATCTTCTGGGATGATCATGCCTGGTTTGGTGACGATACGCCCTTCAACCTGCGCTTTGCCCTGCATAATTAAACTTTGAATATAACGTCTGGTATGCTGAGCAAACTGCTCTTGCAACAATAGATCAAGTCTTTTTTTACTCATAACACCACTCATAACAATATAAAACTATGGATACCCGTATATTACCAGTATACCAACAGGAATTATATTGACTACACCGCGGTTTTATTAACCTTTTTTAACAGTTTCTCGACTGCTTTTGTAACAGGATACATAAAATCCTTGCTCAATTGCAGCTCATCGTCTAATAAATCCTGCAAATTGAATGCCGCAAAAAAATCACGCCTGGTTTTGAGCGTCAAAAATCCGGTGGTGATACTTTTTTGTAAAGCCTTTCTAAAGCTCTCCAGAGTGCCAACTTCTATACCATTTACTTCTTTAATGCTATCGCCAGGCATGATAACATTGAGCTGCTGCGCCAGTGAACCAGGCAACACGTGAGCAATAACCAATACCGGCTGAAGTTTTTCCTCAACTTTTTCGTAGACCACTAAATCGGGAGCATCCTCAATTAATAAAGGAATATGATTATCCGCTAACGGCATAATAACCATGCCAGCTATAATTTCGTAATCAATCGCTTCGCAATCCGGATACATATGTCTAATCGGATACGGATCGGATAATACAAATTTCAACGTTATCTCTTTGCGTTTACCATTACGATACACCACACATTTTACCTTATCGCCTGTTTTTACACGCGCAATAAGGTCAATCAACGTTGTTTTATCTACTCCCCAAGGCGCTGGTGATTCTCCATATACATCGATTGGCAATCCATTAAATTCATACAACATATCGCCAACCTGTATACCAGCTCTATCAAATAAAGAATCTTTAATCACTCTATTAATATAAATACCAGCCGGTAGCGGGTTGCCGAGAAACTCAGCCTTACTATCATTTGCATACATACATTGCACGCCTAAAAAAGGAACTCTGACCAACCGCTGCGTATACAGTTCGTCCAAGATCAAGCTCAGCTGATTGATAGGGATTGCATAGCCAACATTTTGTGCTTCAGCAATAGTAGCTATACTAATCCCAATCACCTGTCCGTGCTCATTAAACATTGGTCCTCCGGAAGATCCGGGATTAATCGGTGCTGTTACTTGAATGAACGCCTGCCCACCATCACTTGATTCGCGGCCACTCACTACGCCCGTGGTGCTTTTTAGGCGATATTGACCCATGGGATAACCAAGCACTAAAATTGCATCAGTGCGCTGCACTACATCTGAATCACCAAAGATCAAATAAGGCACCACACCAAGTGCTGCGCGTAACTCTTTTAAATCTTTTGGTTTGATACGCAATAATGCCACATCACGCTGCGGACAACAACCAACAACGTCAACATGAATCATGTGCCGACCCAACAAAGGCACATGTACCCAAATACGTTTTGCTTCATCAATTACATGGGCATTGGTAATAATGTAGCCATCGCCATTAATTAAAAAACCACTGCCTCGATTTTCAGCCTGCTCTTCAATATTGTACGGCTCTAGCCAATTAAATTTACCCACCTGCGCAAAAACTTGCACAACCGCATTTTGAACCGCATCTTGAATTTGTGTCCAATCTACCGTGCCTTTAATCAAAACAATATTCTCTTTTTTCATGTTTCATTCGCCTTTTTTTACAATATTTTTCTTTTTCACAAGCTACTACAATGTTTCATCAAAAAAAAAGAGATGCCCATACTATTGATTATTTTTTTCACACCATGCTACAGTACCGTAGATCAATAAAGATATCATCAGAATAATATTTTTTTTGCTAAGTAATATTATTGACAACGAAAAATAATAAGGGTAAACAGAATTAAAGAGATTAATGTTCATATGTATCATCTAAAAAAGGAGACAGTATTATGAAACAACTCAGGTCTTTACGCGATCTAATGCCGAATTACACAAGAAGGTTGCGCCTGTTTCTTACCGGTGCATTGCTGCTACAGCCAGCCTTTTTTGCAACAGCATCAGCCGCACCCACAACAAAACAAAAAACAATACCATCTACACAACAAAAAAAAAATAACGATAAACTTACCGCCGCATTAGAGGCAACAATCACCAATCCAAAACTATCTGATGAGGACAAACAACTCATTGCCTCATTACCTAAAAAAATCGACGCATTCTTAAATGCCAATAAATCAACAACCACTTTAGACCTATCTACTCGTGATCTTTCGACCTTAAAAACTACCTTAACCACCATAAAAACTAACTTAACTACTTTAGAAAAAAACGCTGAAGCTACTACTGCTGAACATGTGCACATTGTACGCCTTGCCTTAGAAGAAGCGTTGCAGGTAATTGATACAATAAACCCTGCTGATACACGTGAGGGAGGATCATACGTAGATGAAGCTAACTTCCAAATTCTTTGGAGACTCTTTGAAATTGTCAGTGTTGTAATAGTAAATGATGCCACTATCATTAGCTTACTTGATGTCATTGAAAGTAGCCTTGATGCTTGCTGTGCAACCTTAAATAGTAAAATAGACGCTATCGATTTTGACAGTAGCACTGTTATAAGCATAGTAGAAGTCATCGAAAGCAATCTTGAACAATGCTGCGCAACCCTCAATAGTAAAATAGATGCTATCGACTTTGACAGTAGCACGGTGATAAGCATAGTAGAAGTTATTGAAAGCAATCTTGAACAATGCTGCGCAACCCTCAATAGTAAAATAGATGCT
This genomic window from Candidatus Dependentiae bacterium contains:
- a CDS encoding TlyA family RNA methyltransferase; the protein is MSKKRLDLLLQEQFAQHTRRYIQSLIMQGKAQVEGRIVTKPGMIIPEDAQLTLQAEEQKFVGRAGFKLEKALDHFAVDVAGLVIMDAGISTGGFTDCMLQRGARKVYGIDVGYGQVHEKVGNDERVVVIERTNLRNMTDLGEKVDLITLDLSFISLLKVMDAVCSILKPDGQLITLIKPQFEVRKEDVGRGGIIKDPKMHAHVIQLVTQGIARYGFVAIGVTESPIEGTTGNKEFLAYFKRTSA
- a CDS encoding trypsin-like peptidase domain-containing protein, with translation MKKENIVLIKGTVDWTQIQDAVQNAVVQVFAQVGKFNWLEPYNIEEQAENRGSGFLINGDGYIITNAHVIDEAKRIWVHVPLLGRHMIHVDVVGCCPQRDVALLRIKPKDLKELRAALGVVPYLIFGDSDVVQRTDAILVLGYPMGQYRLKSTTGVVSGRESSDGGQAFIQVTAPINPGSSGGPMFNEHGQVIGISIATIAEAQNVGYAIPINQLSLILDELYTQRLVRVPFLGVQCMYANDSKAEFLGNPLPAGIYINRVIKDSLFDRAGIQVGDMLYEFNGLPIDVYGESPAPWGVDKTTLIDLIARVKTGDKVKCVVYRNGKRKEITLKFVLSDPYPIRHMYPDCEAIDYEIIAGMVIMPLADNHIPLLIEDAPDLVVYEKVEEKLQPVLVIAHVLPGSLAQQLNVIMPGDSIKEVNGIEVGTLESFRKALQKSITTGFLTLKTRRDFFAAFNLQDLLDDELQLSKDFMYPVTKAVEKLLKKVNKTAV